The stretch of DNA AATTTAAGTCATTGACTATAGCTAAGCATCACCAAATCAAATCTTTAGGGTTACTGTTCTTAATTATTTTGAGCGCTGCTGCCTTGAGAATTTTATTTCTCGATCAAGCCCCTAATACTTTTTCTACTGACGAAGTGTCTAATGGTTACGATGCTTATTCTATTTTACAAACTGGACGCGATCGCAATATTTATTTATTATTAAGTCAGAAGAATTAGAAAAATTAAGTCAAATTTATCCTGTTTGGCAAGAATTAAAAACTATCAAAACCCCTGAACCAGATCACAAAGAAAAAATTAAACTAATTGAAGTATAAACTTATGATAATCGGTTATAAAGGACAAAAAACAGAAGGCAGAATGATAAAAGTTTTAAACTCTTGTTTTTTTTATCTGTAAACTTAATTTTTAGCAAACATTAAAGTAGTTTATCTTTATCAACAAAAAGTTGTGAAAATCTTAAAATTTTCTGCTTGCTCATTGAGTTGGTTCAGTAAAAATGGTTAGCTGCTGTGCTTTTGGTGCAAAAACCTCTTTTTTTTTGCTTGTGTTACCATGCAAATGCACAAAAACTAAACAAAAATTAATTTTCACAATTCTTTTTTATGCCTGTTTAATTAAAAAAAATTTCATGTTCATTATTAGAGATTGTCAGTTCAATAAAACCCAGCCTCATGCTGAAGACAAGCTGTCCTAGGTGTCTGCGAACGCTTGATATGTAGCGATTGCCCCAATACAGACGTAGCACAGTTAAAGCCTCACAAAAATAACCAAAAAATCTTTTATTTCTAGCTAGGAGCTTAGTATGATTGCTTCTCACTGCAAAATCGGTATTATTGGTGCAGGTTCATCGGGTATATATTTAGCTAGTTTACTAGCTCATCAAGGATATCAAGTAGATGTGTTTGAAAAATCATCTTATCCTCGTACAGATGGTTGTGGTATCTTATTGATTTCCGACGGAATAGAAGCATTACGTCAAGGAAATCCAGAACTTTGCCAAAAAATTATCAATTCTGGGGTAATAGTTCGCAATTTCGAGTTTCGGAATCTTAAAGGTAAATTAGTTAATTCTGAATCTCCTCAATATTCACCTAATCAATTGCCAGGAATGCTGATTCATCGTAAGGCAATTTTAGAAACCCTACTAGAATTTTTACCTTCAGAATGTCTTCATCTAGACTCTCAACTGCAATCAATTAGTCAAACTGAAACCGAAGTAACAGCTTACTTCCGTGATGGCAGTCAATGGACAGGAGATTTATTAATCGGTGCTGATGGTCTTTTTTCTCAGGTACGAGAATTCGTTGTTCCCAATGTCAAACCTTTTTATTTAGGGGATCTCGTCTGGCGAGGAGTAGTTGCAGATGATACTTTTTGTACAAACGGGAATTTTATTGTTTACATTCGTGGTCGAGGTATTTATGCTAATTTCTTCGACCTTGGTAATGGTTTAACTCATTGGGGCTTTTTTGTAGAACAGCAAAAAGACGAACAAGAGCGTTCTCCAAATATTCCCATTCCTCCTCAAGAACTTGCTAAACTGCCGATTGAGGCAAGAAATGTGATTGCTTCTACTCCACCAGAACAAATAGTAACTCGTTTCTCTTACGATATCGATCCTTTACCACAATTGTATCAAGGCAGAGTTTTATTAATTGGTGATGCTGCCCATGCTAAAAGTCCTACTCGTGCCAGAGGGATGACTGCTGGTTTGGAGGATGGTTTAGCTTTGTCTCGATTTTTTGCTTCTAGTGCTGATATTCCTGAAGCTTTAGCTGGTTTTGAAGCAGAAAGGAAGCCTATCGTCCACGAATATCAACGGACAAGTCGCAAGCAAAGTTTAACTATTGGTCGTCTTCACAAGCAAGGAGCAGCATAGTATAGCGTTTCTCATATTGTCTCATATTGGTAAGGTACACCCCTTTTTCAGTGAGCGGTAGAGCCGCGACATGTCGCGTCTGTACACCAGTTATCAGTTTTCAATTAACTATTAACAATTAACAAAAACCTGTACCTTAGTGTGTATCTTATCTAAGTTTGACTATTTTAGTCTTCCCGATCGCAAAATACTAATAATCAGCCAAATCCCCAACAGACTAGCAGCAGCAAATAAAATATCACTGAGAATCGATAATTGATTAGTAGAAGCATTAGCAGAAATAATTGCTGCCCCCATAATCAAAGAACCTACCAAAATACTAAAAGAAAGTCGATTGGCAGAATCATCTAACGTATGGCTTAAAGAATCAATCTGACGAATACTGATATTCCACTTGAGAGTTTCTGAAGCTACTCGGTCTAGTAACCATTCTACTTGACGAGGCGATCGCAAAGATAGGCTTTTGAGATCAATTGCAGTTCGCAGTAACGTTTCGACAGGACTTTCACCCAACAGTTGACGACGAAACAAATCCACCATCAGAGGTTTAATTTGATCGAGTAAATTAATCTGTGGATCAAAACCTCTAGCAACTCCTTCCAAATTGGCAAGGGTTTTGGCATACAAACCTAAATTGCTGGGTAAACGAATACGATTGTCACGAGATACTTGCAAAATCTCATAAAATACTTCGCTAAAGTTAATCTGTGAAAGGCTGAGATTAAAATATTTGCGTAACATACGGTCATAATCATTCGTCAGTCGTTCTAAAACAACTGGTTGATTTGACTCTGCTAATTCTAAAGTTAGTTGGCTACATCTTTTAGCATCAAGATCCACTACTGCCAGCAACATCTCGGTTAAAATCTGCTGAGTACGGGGATCTAATCGCCCTACCATTCCACAATCAAGCAAAGCAAGCCTTCCATCATTGAGGCAAAAAATATTACCTGGATGAGGATCGGCATGAAAAAAACCATCAATATAAATTTGTTGAAAGAAAGACCGAAATAATAGAGTGGTAATCTCTCGACGTTGAGTATCTTGGTCTTTATCTTCTCTTATTGCTGGGAGTTGTGCTTCTAAAATCGGTTTGCCTTCTAACCACTCAAGAGTTAATAGTTTAGGTGTGGTGATATCCCAATAGACTTGAGGAATACTTAATTGTTGAGGATCAAACCAACGACTAGCACTCAGATTACGGCGTAATTGGTCTGTATACTGAGCTTCTAAAGTAAAATCTAATTCTGCTTTGATGGCAATAATAAATTCGTCTGCCAAAGCAACAATATCAAAATCTTTGCCAACATCAGTTAAAGAGACTAACTCTGCTAAATTTCTAATCAGAGCAACATCCTGAGCAACAACAACATCAATTCCCGGACGTTGAACCTTAAGAGCTACTGGTTGCCCATTGACTAGGGTAGCATAATGAACTTGACCAATCGAACC from Stanieria cyanosphaera PCC 7437 encodes:
- a CDS encoding FAD-dependent monooxygenase; amino-acid sequence: MIASHCKIGIIGAGSSGIYLASLLAHQGYQVDVFEKSSYPRTDGCGILLISDGIEALRQGNPELCQKIINSGVIVRNFEFRNLKGKLVNSESPQYSPNQLPGMLIHRKAILETLLEFLPSECLHLDSQLQSISQTETEVTAYFRDGSQWTGDLLIGADGLFSQVREFVVPNVKPFYLGDLVWRGVVADDTFCTNGNFIVYIRGRGIYANFFDLGNGLTHWGFFVEQQKDEQERSPNIPIPPQELAKLPIEARNVIASTPPEQIVTRFSYDIDPLPQLYQGRVLLIGDAAHAKSPTRARGMTAGLEDGLALSRFFASSADIPEALAGFEAERKPIVHEYQRTSRKQSLTIGRLHKQGAA
- a CDS encoding ABC1 kinase family protein, with amino-acid sequence MFALTQKTARQREIVEVVFRNGWDYMRGLLTGGKSDEPRLPSPTVLKKVLIELGPVYVKLGQLLSTRPDLLPGRYVEALTDLQARVPPVAWSQIENLIQQELGKPIETVFASIEPQAIAAGSIGQVHYATLVNGQPVALKVQRPGIDVVVAQDVALIRNLAELVSLTDVGKDFDIVALADEFIIAIKAELDFTLEAQYTDQLRRNLSASRWFDPQQLSIPQVYWDITTPKLLTLEWLEGKPILEAQLPAIREDKDQDTQRREITTLLFRSFFQQIYIDGFFHADPHPGNIFCLNDGRLALLDCGMVGRLDPRTQQILTEMLLAVVDLDAKRCSQLTLELAESNQPVVLERLTNDYDRMLRKYFNLSLSQINFSEVFYEILQVSRDNRIRLPSNLGLYAKTLANLEGVARGFDPQINLLDQIKPLMVDLFRRQLLGESPVETLLRTAIDLKSLSLRSPRQVEWLLDRVASETLKWNISIRQIDSLSHTLDDSANRLSFSILVGSLIMGAAIISANASTNQLSILSDILFAAASLLGIWLIISILRSGRLK